One stretch of Streptomyces sp. 135 DNA includes these proteins:
- a CDS encoding MarR family transcriptional regulator, whose translation MTRRSWDITDRQRSVLACIRDRVLETGEAPTVREIGAAIGLSSPSSVHYQLRRLEQAGALVRADSGSWRNYRLAR comes from the coding sequence ATGACCCGCCGCTCCTGGGACATCACCGACCGCCAGCGCTCGGTCCTGGCCTGCATCCGCGACCGCGTCCTGGAGACCGGCGAGGCCCCCACCGTGCGCGAGATCGGCGCCGCCATCGGCCTGTCCAGCCCCTCCTCTGTCCACTACCAGCTGCGCCGCCTGGAGCAGGCCGGCGCCCTCGTGCGCGCCGACAGCGGTAGCTGGAGGAACTACCGGCTCGCGCGATGA
- a CDS encoding DUF6233 domain-containing protein, protein MSDTRRIEVLRFLERVQERDLARTRRWIADEERREAERLRGQQARPPAPDWLIELGIGQGKPPVYVHVGGCHMAGKRSRGADVAQARQALNEGVAACIHCRPDTELGVLD, encoded by the coding sequence ATGAGCGACACCCGCCGTATCGAGGTGCTCCGCTTCCTGGAACGGGTCCAGGAGCGGGACCTGGCACGCACCCGTCGGTGGATCGCGGATGAGGAACGGCGAGAGGCGGAACGGCTCCGCGGGCAGCAGGCCCGGCCTCCGGCTCCGGACTGGCTGATCGAGCTGGGCATCGGCCAGGGCAAGCCCCCGGTGTATGTGCACGTCGGCGGATGCCACATGGCCGGCAAACGCAGCCGCGGCGCCGACGTGGCCCAAGCGCGCCAGGCCCTCAATGAGGGCGTCGCCGCCTGTATCCACTGCCGGCCCGACACCGAGCTCGGCGTACTGGACTGA
- a CDS encoding cupin domain-containing protein — translation MAEADDPRSSEDALRAAFPPDQAPAAHHVPLARGLLREALPDLAKDVTYVTVRKIVLPPGGTTEWHYHPGRLLIVVDQGVLTHTYADLDVETITAGSCFVEARGPEHAHIGTNLGDTPLVMHAVYFQPGPESPLAVQVPAPVEPPRRAP, via the coding sequence ATGGCCGAAGCAGACGACCCGCGCTCCAGCGAGGACGCGCTCCGCGCGGCCTTCCCACCCGACCAGGCCCCAGCTGCCCACCATGTACCCCTAGCCCGCGGACTGCTCCGTGAGGCACTGCCCGACCTGGCCAAGGATGTCACGTACGTCACGGTACGTAAGATCGTCCTGCCGCCCGGCGGCACCACTGAGTGGCACTACCACCCCGGACGTTTGCTCATCGTCGTCGACCAGGGAGTACTCACCCATACCTACGCCGACCTCGACGTGGAGACCATCACCGCCGGCAGCTGCTTCGTCGAGGCCCGCGGCCCTGAGCACGCTCACATCGGCACCAACCTCGGAGACACCCCGCTCGTCATGCACGCGGTGTACTTCCAGCCCGGACCAGAAAGTCCCCTCGCCGTACAGGTACCCGCACCGGTCGAGCCGCCCCGGCGTGCACCATGA
- the ilvB gene encoding biosynthetic-type acetolactate synthase large subunit, producing MDVLAESRSPRRMSGAAAALSMLERAGVKLLFGIPGGANLPLYQTLSEFPGLRHILTRHEQGAGHAASGHAQATGTLGVCLATSGPGATNLVTALMDAHMDSVPVLAITGQVDSSQLGTAAFQEADICSIVAPITKYAVEVTRATDVADAVGEAIRCALTGRPGPALVSITKDALAGTVQFVPASWPDPCPAEPPQPTPALIERAAELLLAAKRPVLYVGGGVIKADAAAPLRELAETLDVPVVTTLMARGAFPDTHRQHLGMPGMHGTVAAVAALQAADLVIAAGARFDDRVTGKLDSFAPRAAVVHIDIDNGELNRKRRADVALHADCHAALTALTDQVRRSMLARTTSRGLGDWWERLDSWRSRYPQGYQDQGDGLMPQYVIERLGVLTAGPGTVYTTGVGQHQMWASQFIQHNYPRAFVNSGGAGTMGYALPAALGVQAALPDAEVWAIDGDGSFAMTCQELATCVHADLPVKVAVLNNASLGMVRQWQDLFHEQNFVETDLDSPAKPPSPDITALARAYGCAVHRCDHPEEVDRAVLAASAIRDRPTVIEFVVSKSAMVWPMVPPGVSNDEIEIARGLRPHF from the coding sequence ATGGATGTGCTGGCCGAAAGTCGCTCACCCCGCCGGATGTCCGGTGCGGCAGCCGCGCTATCCATGCTGGAGCGAGCCGGGGTGAAATTGTTGTTCGGGATACCGGGTGGGGCAAATCTTCCGCTCTACCAGACACTCAGTGAATTCCCCGGACTGCGGCACATACTGACCCGGCACGAGCAGGGAGCAGGGCACGCGGCATCCGGCCACGCCCAGGCGACCGGCACCCTCGGCGTGTGCCTGGCCACATCCGGGCCCGGTGCGACCAATTTGGTGACTGCACTGATGGACGCCCACATGGACTCGGTCCCCGTCCTCGCCATTACCGGCCAGGTCGACAGCTCACAACTGGGCACGGCGGCCTTCCAGGAGGCCGACATCTGCTCCATCGTGGCACCTATCACCAAGTACGCCGTCGAGGTCACCAGGGCCACCGATGTCGCTGATGCCGTCGGTGAAGCCATCCGGTGCGCCCTCACCGGCCGCCCCGGCCCGGCCCTGGTGTCCATCACCAAGGACGCGCTGGCGGGCACGGTCCAGTTCGTTCCGGCTTCGTGGCCCGATCCGTGTCCCGCCGAGCCGCCCCAGCCGACCCCGGCGCTGATCGAGCGCGCCGCCGAACTCTTGCTGGCCGCCAAACGTCCGGTTCTGTACGTCGGTGGTGGCGTGATCAAGGCCGATGCCGCAGCGCCCCTGCGCGAGCTCGCCGAGACGCTGGACGTGCCCGTCGTGACGACGTTGATGGCACGCGGCGCCTTCCCGGACACCCACCGTCAGCACCTGGGCATGCCGGGCATGCATGGAACTGTGGCGGCGGTCGCCGCCCTCCAAGCGGCCGACCTCGTCATCGCCGCAGGTGCGCGCTTCGACGACCGCGTCACCGGAAAGCTCGATTCCTTCGCCCCACGCGCGGCCGTCGTCCACATCGACATCGACAACGGCGAGCTGAACCGCAAGCGGCGCGCCGACGTGGCTTTGCACGCTGACTGTCACGCGGCCTTGACCGCCCTCACTGACCAGGTGCGTCGGTCGATGCTCGCCCGAACCACCAGCCGAGGCCTGGGGGACTGGTGGGAGCGGCTGGACAGTTGGCGCTCGCGCTATCCACAGGGATACCAGGACCAAGGTGACGGACTCATGCCTCAATACGTCATAGAGCGGCTGGGAGTCCTGACCGCGGGGCCTGGCACCGTATACACCACTGGTGTCGGCCAACACCAGATGTGGGCCTCGCAGTTCATCCAGCACAACTATCCGCGTGCCTTCGTCAACTCGGGGGGAGCCGGCACCATGGGGTACGCCTTGCCGGCGGCACTGGGTGTCCAGGCGGCTCTTCCCGACGCCGAGGTGTGGGCCATCGACGGGGACGGGTCCTTCGCGATGACCTGCCAGGAATTGGCCACCTGTGTCCACGCCGACCTGCCGGTGAAGGTCGCCGTGCTCAACAACGCCTCACTGGGCATGGTGCGCCAGTGGCAGGACCTATTCCACGAGCAGAACTTCGTGGAGACGGACCTCGATTCGCCGGCCAAGCCGCCCAGTCCGGACATCACCGCACTGGCGCGGGCCTACGGTTGCGCAGTCCACCGCTGCGACCACCCTGAAGAGGTGGACCGTGCCGTGCTGGCTGCCTCCGCGATCCGTGATCGTCCAACGGTCATCGAGTTCGTGGTATCCAAGAGCGCAATGGTGTGGCCCATGGTCCCCCCTGGCGTCTCCAACGACGAGATCGAGATCGCACGCGGCCTGCGCCCCCACTTCTGA
- a CDS encoding tryptophanase yields MEPYRIKAVEALPFTDREHRERSLREAGYNLFRVSAEDVTIDLLTDSGTGSMSAGQWAALMEGDEAYAGAKSYRAFEDRVRDLTGHRHILPVHQGRAGERVLFQAMELRGKVSFSNGHYDTTAANVVLAGGRPVDTRTTKARDFHSPYPFKSTWRSGPKRWLPLVATLVLLTLTDNGGGGHPVALSHAREVADLCRSRGVPLFLDAARYAENAYLNLLRGEAPQSSPEEIAREFFRTADGALCSLRKDTFGNMGGFLSIDDDALAERCQELVVATEGFATYGGMAGRDLASLTRGIIEATEPRYLAHRYSAAEAFARALADEGLPVMRPTACHAVYIDAGAVMRHIPAREFPAVAFANELFLAAGVRSAEMGSLEAGTYASSGEPAAQRELLRLTLPRRVYTQSHLAYVAEAVGRVASHAERLTGYEVLHQPRHLRHFTATLRPLDASESKRR; encoded by the coding sequence ATGGAGCCGTATCGCATCAAGGCGGTCGAAGCACTGCCTTTCACGGACAGGGAGCATCGAGAGCGGAGCTTGCGGGAGGCGGGCTACAACCTTTTCCGGGTCTCCGCTGAGGACGTCACCATCGATCTGCTCACGGACTCCGGGACCGGGTCGATGTCCGCTGGCCAGTGGGCGGCTCTGATGGAGGGAGACGAGGCGTACGCCGGCGCAAAGTCGTACCGTGCATTCGAAGACCGTGTGCGCGACCTCACAGGTCACCGCCACATCCTGCCCGTGCATCAGGGGCGGGCCGGCGAGCGCGTTCTGTTCCAGGCGATGGAGCTACGAGGCAAGGTCTCTTTCTCCAACGGCCACTACGACACGACTGCGGCCAATGTCGTCCTGGCGGGCGGAAGACCAGTCGACACGCGAACTACGAAGGCCAGGGACTTCCACAGTCCCTACCCGTTCAAGTCGACCTGGCGGTCTGGCCCGAAGAGGTGGCTGCCTCTGGTGGCGACACTGGTCCTCCTCACGCTGACCGACAACGGAGGCGGGGGGCACCCGGTGGCCCTCTCACACGCCCGTGAAGTCGCAGATCTGTGCCGGTCCCGCGGGGTTCCCCTGTTCCTGGACGCGGCCCGCTATGCGGAAAACGCCTACCTGAACCTTCTACGGGGCGAGGCTCCACAGTCCTCACCCGAAGAGATCGCCCGGGAGTTCTTCCGTACCGCGGACGGTGCACTGTGCAGTCTGCGCAAGGACACGTTCGGCAACATGGGCGGGTTCCTCAGCATCGACGACGACGCGCTGGCCGAGCGGTGCCAGGAACTCGTTGTCGCCACCGAGGGGTTCGCGACGTACGGCGGGATGGCCGGCCGGGACCTCGCTTCCCTCACCCGTGGCATCATCGAAGCCACAGAACCGCGGTACCTCGCCCATCGGTACAGCGCGGCGGAGGCGTTCGCCCGGGCACTGGCGGACGAAGGGCTTCCCGTCATGCGACCCACGGCGTGTCATGCCGTGTACATCGACGCCGGCGCGGTGATGCGGCACATTCCGGCACGCGAGTTCCCCGCGGTGGCCTTCGCCAACGAACTGTTCCTGGCCGCTGGAGTCCGATCGGCGGAGATGGGGAGCCTCGAGGCAGGGACCTACGCCTCGTCGGGCGAGCCTGCCGCCCAGCGCGAGCTGCTGCGGCTGACGCTGCCCCGCCGCGTCTACACGCAGAGCCACCTCGCTTACGTGGCCGAGGCCGTCGGACGAGTGGCAAGCCACGCAGAGCGCCTGACAGGGTACGAGGTGCTGCATCAGCCGCGCCACCTCCGTCACTTCACGGCCACCCTACGCCCGTTGGACGCTTCAGAAAGCAAGCGCCGATGA
- a CDS encoding glutamate--cysteine ligase, with translation MSRRPFAPARVAAPTVGVEEEFALADYRTRRAAPRARDVVNKARQQLGETHMTAEMSRVQVESVSRVCRGGEELAAELERLRAGAANAAAQYDCLLVPSGTAVLGDPGPPPILDRPRYHAIQERFGPLTWNQCVNSCHVHVGVDNLEDAVQVSNHLRLWAPVMIALTANSPFCEGTDTEYASWRSVLWDRWPTAGPPPFLHSAAHYEQVVASLVGTGAALDAAMIYWQVRPSRHVPTVEVRVADVMPDMADTLAFALLVRALVTVALDAVHDGQALPDVNDAVLRGACWQAARWGLSGQLLDTSAPDLHPRPARQVVDRLWEHVAGRLEQYADLAPVQAWLDRSERLGTGAERQRRIVRANRGRLAAVVDALAVPIADNRAASNAARRPAE, from the coding sequence ATGAGTCGCCGGCCGTTCGCCCCCGCCCGGGTGGCAGCACCGACGGTAGGGGTCGAAGAGGAGTTCGCGCTGGCCGACTACCGCACCCGCCGTGCCGCCCCCCGGGCTCGGGACGTGGTGAACAAAGCCCGACAGCAGCTCGGGGAGACCCACATGACGGCTGAAATGTCCCGCGTACAGGTTGAGAGCGTCAGTCGGGTCTGCCGCGGCGGCGAGGAACTGGCCGCGGAGCTGGAGAGGTTGCGAGCAGGTGCGGCGAACGCGGCTGCACAGTACGACTGCCTGCTCGTGCCCAGTGGCACGGCCGTGCTGGGCGATCCCGGACCGCCTCCGATCCTGGACCGCCCGCGCTATCACGCCATCCAGGAGCGGTTTGGCCCGCTCACGTGGAATCAGTGTGTCAACTCCTGCCATGTGCACGTTGGTGTCGACAATCTTGAGGACGCCGTCCAGGTGAGTAATCATCTGCGGCTCTGGGCGCCGGTGATGATCGCCCTGACGGCCAACTCACCCTTCTGCGAGGGCACGGATACGGAGTACGCGAGCTGGCGCTCCGTACTTTGGGACCGCTGGCCGACCGCGGGACCGCCGCCCTTCCTGCACTCCGCCGCCCATTACGAGCAGGTGGTCGCGAGTCTCGTCGGCACTGGGGCAGCCCTGGACGCGGCGATGATCTACTGGCAGGTCCGCCCCTCCCGGCACGTGCCCACCGTTGAGGTGCGAGTCGCCGACGTCATGCCGGACATGGCGGACACCCTCGCCTTCGCCCTCCTCGTACGCGCACTCGTCACTGTGGCGCTCGACGCTGTCCACGACGGGCAGGCCCTGCCTGACGTGAATGATGCCGTTCTGCGCGGAGCATGCTGGCAGGCGGCGCGCTGGGGACTGTCCGGTCAGCTTCTGGACACGAGCGCGCCCGACCTGCACCCGCGGCCGGCCCGGCAGGTCGTCGACCGCCTCTGGGAGCACGTGGCGGGACGGCTGGAGCAGTACGCCGACCTGGCTCCGGTACAGGCGTGGCTGGACCGCTCTGAGCGGCTGGGAACCGGTGCGGAGCGGCAGCGTCGCATCGTCCGCGCCAACCGGGGACGACTAGCAGCCGTCGTCGACGCCCTCGCCGTCCCCATTGCAGATAACCGAGCGGCGAGTAACGCAGCGCGCCGACCGGCCGAGTAG
- a CDS encoding amidohydrolase family protein has product MRPQEAPEKLLRASLVWDGHMPEPIAGIDVRVRGRRITETGASLPPGPDTDVIALPGHTLLPGLIDCHVHVVDEALDTQPLSYQVLSAVPVLRSLLSHGFTTVRDLGGADQPVNVSLKRAVADGLIPGPRMMVAPNMLSARGGHGDKTPHLAGRYGLEIGSLADGCDAVIQAVRTQARAGADWIKAAVSGGFSSPIDTPLDLGFTQGELNALVQAATDRNLPTAAHAFSDEAVRRAISAGVRSIEHACLASAATLRLAADAGIVVVPTQYAQMYYVDRLDDELFWQDRPDSLRATYAQHADALRAGLPDVAASGVPIAFGTDAGMFPHEENWREFPTLVTNGFTPRQALGAATTQAATLLRRPDLGHIAPGALADLVAIPGNPFEDIAAMEHSDFVMQDGNVVRRAHGVAAE; this is encoded by the coding sequence ATGCGACCACAGGAGGCCCCCGAGAAGCTCCTCCGAGCATCGCTGGTCTGGGACGGGCACATGCCTGAGCCCATCGCCGGCATCGACGTACGCGTGCGCGGCCGCCGCATCACCGAGACCGGGGCGTCCCTCCCACCGGGTCCGGACACCGACGTCATCGCCCTCCCCGGGCACACACTGTTGCCGGGACTGATCGACTGCCACGTGCACGTCGTGGACGAAGCACTGGACACCCAGCCACTGTCGTACCAGGTACTCAGCGCGGTGCCGGTTCTGCGGAGTCTTCTCTCTCACGGATTTACCACGGTCCGCGATCTCGGCGGCGCGGACCAGCCGGTGAACGTCTCCCTCAAGCGGGCTGTCGCTGATGGTCTGATCCCGGGCCCACGCATGATGGTGGCCCCCAACATGCTCTCCGCGCGCGGTGGCCACGGGGACAAGACACCCCATCTCGCGGGGCGCTACGGCCTGGAGATCGGCAGCCTGGCCGACGGGTGCGACGCGGTCATACAAGCGGTACGCACCCAGGCACGCGCTGGCGCCGACTGGATCAAGGCCGCTGTGAGCGGGGGTTTCTCATCCCCTATCGACACCCCTCTTGACCTCGGCTTCACTCAAGGGGAGCTGAACGCTCTCGTCCAGGCCGCTACAGACCGCAATCTTCCCACAGCGGCCCACGCCTTCTCCGACGAGGCCGTGCGACGAGCCATCAGCGCGGGCGTGCGCAGCATTGAACACGCCTGCCTGGCCAGCGCCGCTACGCTCCGTCTGGCGGCCGACGCGGGCATCGTCGTGGTACCCACCCAGTACGCCCAGATGTACTACGTGGACAGACTCGACGATGAGCTCTTCTGGCAGGACCGCCCCGACAGCCTTCGGGCGACTTACGCACAGCACGCCGACGCACTCCGGGCCGGCCTACCTGATGTTGCCGCCAGCGGCGTGCCCATCGCTTTCGGAACGGATGCCGGGATGTTCCCGCACGAGGAGAACTGGCGTGAGTTCCCCACCCTCGTCACCAACGGCTTCACCCCCCGGCAGGCCCTGGGTGCCGCGACGACCCAAGCCGCCACACTCCTACGCCGCCCAGACCTGGGGCACATCGCGCCCGGAGCACTCGCGGACCTGGTGGCCATCCCCGGCAACCCCTTCGAAGACATCGCGGCAATGGAACACTCTGACTTCGTCATGCAGGACGGGAACGTGGTCAGACGGGCACACGGTGTTGCGGCTGAGTAG
- a CDS encoding transposase has protein sequence MGGDLADVRLWAGELEAVHGRFVHRFIRSEPRESALAYMRGLIAPLQRENGWTLAEEAGHAGPDRRIHRMLNRIEWDADEVLEGVVEAVARGLCRSDACQTWASALVPGAGYGRLR, from the coding sequence ATGGGTGGGGACCTTGCTGATGTCAGGTTGTGGGCGGGCGAACTGGAAGCTGTGCATGGGCGGTTCGTGCACCGTTTCATCAGGTCGGAGCCGCGGGAGTCCGCACTGGCTTATATGCGGGGCTTGATCGCTCCGCTGCAGCGGGAAAACGGCTGGACGCTGGCGGAAGAAGCCGGCCACGCAGGCCCGGACCGCCGCATCCACCGGATGCTGAACCGGATCGAGTGGGACGCTGACGAGGTGCTCGAGGGTGTGGTGGAGGCCGTCGCCCGCGGCCTCTGCAGATCCGATGCATGCCAGACGTGGGCGTCGGCCTTGGTCCCCGGCGCCGGATACGGGCGCTTGCGATGA
- a CDS encoding tyrosine-type recombinase/integrase — protein MALGASVRVRRRCQEDGSTVVELLDENEDPVEVVAGFLRFLKARDCSPNTLVSYAYDLRHLWRFFESRSLSWDRFGPPDAIALLEYLRSVPSRRPRRRMTLSVVTMGADGPATKLAASTVNRILAAVSSFYEYAILAGLLERANPIEKRPDPALQRVSERHRPFMGRASRQRPVRRAVRVKTVQRVPRPLDDEQVESLLAQLRGLRDRAIVLLMLNGGLRPGEVLGLHLDDLTYGRRRVVVRHREDHPKGARSKSRQERVVDLHETETLATVSAYVMNERPQDADSRLVFLIGGRGTRRLEPLGYDGLVRMFSRACTRAGIREPWVTPHALRHTHATRMWEGGMRELTLQKRLGHASPESTRLYTRVSDPAVVADYHRALDALGKPREITE, from the coding sequence ATGGCCCTGGGGGCGTCCGTGCGCGTACGGCGGCGGTGTCAGGAGGACGGCTCGACCGTGGTCGAGCTGCTCGACGAGAACGAGGACCCGGTCGAGGTCGTTGCGGGGTTCCTGCGGTTCCTCAAGGCCCGGGACTGCTCGCCGAACACGTTGGTCTCGTACGCCTACGACCTACGTCATCTCTGGCGGTTCTTCGAGAGCCGGAGTCTGAGCTGGGACCGCTTCGGCCCTCCGGACGCGATCGCCCTGCTGGAGTACCTGCGGTCGGTGCCCTCGCGTCGGCCACGTCGCCGGATGACGCTGTCGGTGGTGACGATGGGCGCCGACGGTCCGGCGACCAAGCTCGCGGCGAGCACGGTGAACCGGATCCTGGCCGCGGTGTCCTCGTTCTATGAGTACGCGATCCTGGCCGGGCTGCTGGAGCGGGCCAATCCAATCGAGAAGCGCCCCGACCCCGCGCTGCAGCGGGTCTCCGAGCGGCACCGCCCGTTCATGGGGCGCGCGAGCCGGCAGCGTCCGGTCCGCCGCGCGGTGCGCGTCAAGACCGTCCAGCGGGTGCCCCGTCCCTTGGACGACGAGCAGGTCGAGTCACTGCTCGCGCAGCTGCGTGGACTGCGTGACCGGGCGATCGTGTTGCTGATGCTGAACGGTGGGCTGCGGCCTGGCGAGGTTCTCGGCCTGCATCTGGATGATCTAACCTACGGTCGGCGGCGCGTGGTGGTCCGGCACCGCGAGGACCATCCCAAGGGGGCTCGGTCGAAGTCCCGCCAGGAGCGGGTGGTCGACCTGCACGAGACGGAGACCCTGGCCACGGTCAGTGCCTACGTGATGAACGAGCGTCCGCAGGACGCCGACAGCCGGCTGGTGTTCCTGATCGGGGGCCGCGGCACCCGGCGCCTGGAGCCGCTCGGCTACGACGGGCTGGTGCGGATGTTCTCCCGGGCCTGCACCCGGGCGGGCATCCGCGAGCCCTGGGTGACGCCGCATGCCCTGCGCCATACGCACGCGACGCGCATGTGGGAGGGCGGGATGCGGGAGCTGACGCTGCAGAAGCGGCTCGGTCACGCCTCGCCGGAATCGACTCGCCTCTATACCCGGGTCTCCGACCCCGCCGTCGTCGCCGACTACCACCGGGCCCTGGACGCCCTGGGCAAGCCGCGGGAGATCACCGAATGA
- a CDS encoding site-specific integrase produces the protein MTASPETIRRQRPRHCPDGEYVRFVRAQDGFNHHYLNAKLRYYRAFRERWPDLSAWFAEPLVERVGRRAGEPFHRPSFPASHRARPYLTYLGLRGYATFDYRWMFAVDQLRVHDQAALAGIDLGTTALVEEALEFGYSGPAARQAMSWSVARIVLRNGLTDVNEITGEHVAEVLEAIRLFPEDPEFTAFYPSAQQFYEGPAKGWITHLHQLEVVLFHRGQVATQPRELMPSWKEPLKLPPRMLAVAERWLAARKLTDAPSTVDKLELAVRVFGQWLGEHHPGITTFTDVTRQHCLDWIGHLAEAPAKSTGKPLGVMSRIQRISGLSQFFRDTALWQYDDVPGHTLIGAGDAPKYTEKVPRFIPEQDLDRLMPAINAIACPFQRAALLVARWSGARRTEIQRLPLDCLDRYPYGTARLRLSGRKTYKERVVPLHEDAAEALQKVIDLRRNAPERPFTDERTGEEIRYLFMNHGKLLSTYYLFETPIQAACKAVGLVRPGGRGGTGRGTVSAHRFRHTVGTQLAERGAKLHTIMKVLGHTSVNMALVYAQISDQEVLRDYKAVLGPGATIAGPAAEELRSGTLPDTSIDWLKTNFFKTELELGRCLRSPLKAPANATST, from the coding sequence ATGACGGCCAGCCCGGAAACGATCCGCCGACAGCGTCCACGGCACTGCCCCGATGGCGAGTACGTGCGGTTCGTCCGCGCTCAGGACGGCTTCAACCACCACTACCTCAACGCCAAACTGCGCTATTACCGCGCCTTTCGCGAGCGGTGGCCGGACCTGTCCGCCTGGTTCGCCGAGCCGCTGGTCGAGCGAGTGGGCCGACGGGCCGGCGAGCCCTTCCACCGCCCCTCGTTCCCGGCCTCGCACCGGGCCCGGCCCTACCTGACCTACCTCGGCCTGCGCGGATATGCGACGTTCGACTACCGGTGGATGTTCGCCGTCGACCAACTGCGCGTCCACGACCAGGCCGCGCTCGCCGGGATCGACCTGGGCACCACGGCGCTGGTCGAGGAGGCCCTCGAATTCGGCTACAGCGGCCCGGCCGCGCGGCAGGCGATGTCCTGGTCGGTGGCCCGCATCGTGCTCCGCAACGGCCTGACGGACGTCAACGAAATCACCGGCGAGCACGTCGCCGAGGTGCTGGAGGCGATCCGGCTCTTCCCCGAGGACCCCGAGTTCACGGCCTTCTACCCCTCGGCCCAGCAGTTCTACGAAGGGCCGGCGAAGGGCTGGATCACCCACCTGCACCAGTTGGAGGTGGTGCTCTTCCACCGCGGCCAGGTCGCCACCCAGCCGCGCGAGTTGATGCCCTCGTGGAAGGAGCCCTTGAAGCTGCCGCCGCGGATGCTGGCCGTCGCGGAGAGGTGGCTGGCGGCCCGCAAGCTGACTGACGCGCCCTCGACGGTGGACAAGCTGGAACTCGCGGTGCGGGTCTTCGGCCAGTGGCTCGGCGAGCACCACCCCGGTATCACTACCTTCACCGACGTCACCCGCCAGCACTGCCTGGACTGGATCGGTCACCTCGCCGAGGCGCCGGCCAAGAGCACAGGCAAGCCGCTGGGCGTCATGTCGCGGATCCAGCGGATCTCCGGGCTTTCACAGTTCTTCCGGGACACCGCGCTCTGGCAGTACGACGACGTGCCCGGCCACACCCTCATCGGCGCCGGGGACGCACCGAAGTACACCGAGAAAGTTCCGCGGTTCATCCCCGAGCAGGACCTCGACCGGCTGATGCCCGCCATCAATGCGATCGCCTGCCCGTTCCAGCGGGCCGCCCTGCTGGTCGCCCGCTGGTCCGGCGCCCGCCGCACCGAGATCCAGCGCCTGCCGCTGGACTGCCTGGACCGCTATCCCTACGGCACCGCCCGGCTTCGGCTGTCCGGCCGCAAAACCTACAAGGAGCGCGTCGTCCCCCTGCACGAGGACGCCGCCGAGGCCCTGCAAAAGGTCATTGACCTGCGCAGGAACGCACCGGAGCGGCCGTTCACCGACGAGCGGACCGGCGAGGAGATCCGCTACCTGTTCATGAACCACGGCAAGCTGCTGTCGACGTACTACCTGTTCGAGACCCCGATCCAGGCCGCCTGCAAGGCCGTCGGCCTGGTCCGCCCCGGCGGTCGCGGAGGCACCGGCCGCGGCACCGTCTCGGCCCACCGCTTCCGCCACACCGTCGGCACGCAGCTCGCCGAACGCGGCGCCAAGCTCCACACCATCATGAAGGTCCTCGGACACACCTCGGTGAACATGGCACTCGTCTACGCGCAGATCAGCGACCAGGAGGTCCTGCGCGACTACAAGGCCGTGCTCGGCCCCGGCGCCACCATCGCCGGCCCGGCCGCCGAGGAACTGCGCAGCGGCACACTGCCCGATACGTCGATCGACTGGCTCAAGACCAACTTCTTCAAGACCGAGCTCGAACTGGGCCGCTGCCTCCGCTCCCCGCTGAAGGCCCCTGCGAATGCGACCTCTACCTGA